DNA from Sulfurimonas gotlandica GD1:
AAAAAATAAACTAGTTTTAAAATGAAGATAAAGCTTTCAAAAGCTCTAAGTTATAGGGTGCTTTCATATTACTAATCGAGTAAGAGCCTAGTAAGTTAAATACTCTTCATTCTATCTTTTTTCAAACTCATTTTTTAGATATATAAAGCTTCTCCTGCTTTTGCAACACTAAGATGTAATAATAATTCATAAATTTTTTTTATTATATTATTAATGGATTGGAGAAAATATGAATATTAAATCATTATTAGAATATACACAATCTCTAAATATTTTGTATGTTGAAGACAATATAGAAATCGCTCATAATGGCAAAGATATATTGAGTCATTACTTTAACTCGGTAGATATTGCATATGATGGAGAGGATGGATCACAAAAGTATTTAAATTCATTGAAACAGCATCATACAAGCTATGATATTGTCATAACAGATATCAATATGCCAAAACTAAATGGAGTTGAACTAAGTCGTCTAATCCTAAGAACAAGACCAGAACAAGCTATAGTGATCATGAGTGGGCAAGAAGATTCTGCATATTTAATGGAATGCATTAACATGGGAGTATCTGGATTTTTAAGCAAACCACTAGATTTTAAACAACTGCATATGTTGTTATCTAGAATATCCCAGGCTATTGCAGATCGAAAGTTCGTAGTAGAGCACATAGAAACCCTAAAAAATCGCAACTCCAAATTGGAAAATAAAAACACACAACTCAACAAAGCAATTGATGCTAGCGTACTTGTCTCAAAATCAAACACAAAGGGAATAATTACTTACGCGAATCAAGCATTTATAGAAGTGTCTGGATATTCTCTTGACGAGCTTATTGGAAATTCTCATAATATAGTACGTCATAGCGATACAGAGGATGAACTGTATCATGATATGTGGAAGACCATACGATCAAAAAAAGTTTGGCGAGGTATGCTAAAAAATAAGGCTAAAGATGGACATGACTATTACGTGGACGTGACAATTGTTCCGGTTTTAAATACAAAAAATAGAATATCCGAATTTTTATCCATTAGATATGAGGTTACAAATCTTGTACTAGCAACACGAAAAGCACAAGAATCACAAATGGCCAAAGAACAATTTTTAGCAAATATGAGTCATGAACTCCGAACGCCGTTAACTGCAATACTTGGTTTTTCACAAATGATTATGGCTAGAGCAGATACACCAGAAATAATTTCAAACTGTGTTAGTAAGATAAATATTGCAGGTATCAATCTTTTAACTCAAGTGAATACAATTTTAGATTTATCAAAAATAGAATCTGGACAAATGACATATCAATTTGACAATTTCCAATTAAAACCACTTTTTGAAGAGTTGAGAGTTATATTAGAATCTCAAGCCAAGGATAAGAATATTAGCCTTATTATGCCTATGATAGATAAAGAGGAAATGCATGGCGATAAACTTTCCATCAAACAAGTATTTATGAACCTCCTCTCTAACGCTATAAAGTTCACTGCTATAAATACAACAGTAGAAATTTCGTACACATGCAACATAGAACAAAAGGAACATATATTTAAGGTCTATGATCAAGGAGATGGAGTAGATGAAAAGGATATTCAGACGCTGTTTGAACCTTTTTATCAAGGAGAAAATTCAAGAATCAATGCAACACCAGGAACTGGACTTGGACTTGCAATATGCAAAAAAATTGTGACTGACGTGCATAAAGGCAAGATTGGTGTTGAAAATATAAAAAATGGTGGAAGCTGTTTTTATATGACTATACCTATCAACTCATAGAGTTTGCAACATAATTGCAACACTAATACGGCATACTATTAAAATAAATGGAGTCTCTATTGTATAATAAATCAAATACTATAGTTGAAAATTTTATAGTCCTTAAAGAAAAAGAAATACTTTATAGATCAATACAACTTGGTAATATAGTCAATAATATTTATTTAGTGAACCATCATGATACAAAAATACAAAAAATCTAAATAAGGATATAAATGTCTAGGAGCCTTACTCTAAAAGATCTTATTTATAGTAGCTACATCACAAGCTCTTTAATCCCTATTATCGTGATCGAACTAGTTTTACTCGCTTTGTATTTTGGAGTGAGTTACTTTATAACTAGCGAGAGTCAAAAAACACTTTATTCTAGTGTTACTCAAAGTCTACATGAAATCACCTCTAGAGAAGCCCACCAAATTAGTCAGCAGTTTCAAGAGGTATCTCGTATATCTCAAATGATGAAAATAGATCATCAAGATTTTTTTAGCTCAGCAGATAGATGTACCCTTCCAAAGGGTGAACCTGAATTTATGGTTCACCAAAATGGTGTTTACTATAAGAATGTTAATAATGGAGGCGGCACGCTTTACTATTCCTCAAAAACAAAAATGACTCAAGAAACAAAACGTAAAGCAAGATGTAGTGAGTCTATAGATCCATTGTTGAAGTCGATAGTTCAGACAAATCCGATTATCACACAGGCATATTTTAATTCATGGGACAACCTTAATCGGCTATACCCATTTATGCTAGATGCTCCAACTCAGTATGGCGACACATTAATCATGCAAGATTACAATTTTTATTATTTAGCAGATCAGGTTCATAATCCTCAAAAGAAATCTGTATGGACCAGTGCGTATTTAGATCCTGCTGGACAAGGATGGATGATTTCAAATATCGTTCCTATTTACAATAATAATTTTTTAGAAGGTGTAAGCGGGCTCGATGTAACAATCGACTCTCTCATTCAAAATATTCTTTCCCTTAAAATACCTTGGCAAGGAAGTGCCTTTATGGTTGATAGTGATGGGATGATACTTGCGATGCCCCAAACGGTAGAAAATATACTTGAGCTAAAAGAGCTAAAAAAGCATATATATAAAAGTAGTGTAAATCAAACAATTTCAAAGCCTCAAGAATATAATCTTTTTAAAATAAAGAACCAAAAATTGCGAGAAAGCATGAGTAAATTCTTTAAAGAATTTACTCAATTTGGCATTCTAGAAAATGGGGATTCGCGTTATTTGCTAAGTCAAGAGAGTATTCCAGAGACAGGTTGGCGTTTAATTATCATAGTAGATGAATCCATTGTTTTTTCGCCAATAGACAAACTAAAAGAAAACACTAATATGATAGGTTATATAATCATTGCTTTAATGGTTTTATTTTATATTTTATTCTTTTCATATTTACTAAGAAAATCATTAAAAATAGCAAATAAAATCGCTTCACCAATTGAAAAATTATCTTTACTAACTTCAGATTTTGGGCGTAAAGCAAACACTCAATTAGGAATGAAAGTCGGTATTGAAGAGGTTGATCGTCTTACTCAAAATTTCAACAAAGTAAGTTTAGAATTAGATGTAAGAACCAAAGAATACGTTGAATCTCAGTTACGAGAAAAAATGAGAGAAAAAGATGCTGAGATAGCTTATAAAGCTGGTTTATTTGAAAGTGCAAGTAGTTATTTACATAATATCGGGAATACACTTACTATGATAGAGGGTAAAATCCTCTCTTTACTCGACGTTAAAAAAGCACTTGAAAAATCGGGTCTAGGAATTAAAAAAGCGAATACAATGGTAGAAAAAAGTGATGCGAACACACAGCAAAAAGAAGAAATTGGAACTTTTTTAAGCTTATTTGGTAAAGCCTTGACTGAGGATGTTACAGAAGAAATTCAAGATATTGCAAATGATATTAAAAATATTAATAATCAAGCAACAATTTCAATCAATCATCAACAAGATCTTTTTAATGCCAACACCGATATGAAGCAAAACTATACTCAAAAATTTGATGTAACAAGTATGCTTGAAGAATTAGTAGCCCAATATCACATAACTTTTAATAAAAAAGGCGTATACTTAAACTTAGATTCTGAGAGAAACTTAATCATTAACAGTGTTAAGTTTCAATTTCAAGAAGGATTAAGTAATGCGCTTAAAAATGCTTTAGAATCCATCCTAGCTAATTCTACTCAAGAGAAGGGAGAAACCTTTATTCGAGCATTTACTTTGGGTAACCGGGTAATCATTGACATAAGCGATAATGGCCTTGGTATTAAAGAGCAAGACCGTCCTAAATTATTGAAGTCTGGGTTTACAACTAAGGTGAATGGTCACGGCTTAGGATTACACTCTTTTAATAATTTTCTCAACAGCCATAATGGAAAATTAAGTTTAAGAAGTGATGGATACTTAAAAGGAGCGACTTTGCATATAGAAATAGGAGATACTCATGAATAAGAATTTAACAATATTCGCAGTTGACGACGAACCAATTGTATTGGAACTTTATGAAAGTATATTTTCCAAAGAGAAAAAGCTTACCTTGGATTTTTTACAGGCACTTGATGAAACAGAAGATGATGATGAAAATGATTTACATACCTTTACACATGGTAAAGCCTATTTAGCTGCTCTAAAAAGTCATTACGCTGATGGTAAAAGAGTGCCTCTTTCTATTTTAGATATGAGACTCCCGGAATTACATGGTTTAGATATAGCAAAAGAAGCACGAAAAATTGATCCTCATATGACAATCGTCATCGTAACTGCATACTCAGATTATACAGTAAAAGAACTCATCGATGAACTTGAAAATCGAGTTTACTATGTACGAAAGCCATTTAAGACTGACGAACTTTATGCTCTAGTACACTCCAATCTTAGAGAGTGGAATGAGATCGTACAAGAAAAAGAACTACAAAAAGACTTATCTATAGATCTAACACAAGATGGTCTGTGGAACTGGAATCTAGAAAATAACGATGTTTATTTTTCGCCAAGATGGAAAGAGATGCTTGGATATAAGGATGATGAACTCAAGAATGACTTCTCCGAGTGGCTTAGCCGTATTCACCCAGATGATAAGGAACAAGTAGAAAAAGATGTACAAATACACTTAAGTGGAAAATCCGAATTTTATGTAAACGAGCATCGATTACGCTGTAAAGACGGTTCTTATAAATGGGTTTTAGATCGAGGGAAAGCCCTCTTTAATAAAAATAATGAAGCTAATAAAATGTCAGGTTTTCATACAGATATTACACAAAGAAAAGAACTTGAAGAACAGTTATTTGGATTAAGCGAATCGCTGTCCAAAAAACTAAATCATGAAATTTCTAAGCAAGCAAAATTAAGTAACACTAACTCAGAACTTGAAAAACAACTTCAAGAAGAGATACAACTACGACGTGAAAAAGAAGATATGCTTTTACAACAAACACGACAAGCAGCTATGGGGGAAATGATAAGTATGATCGCTCACCAATGGCGACAACCTCTCACTGTCATTGGTATGATTGCTGATAATATTTCTTTGGATGTGATGTTTGAAACGCTTGATACACAGAAGCTTCAATCGTCACTCAAAGATATAAGCGATCAAACAAAGTATCTATCCCAAACCATTGACGATTTTAGACAGTTTTTTGTTCCCAATAAAGAAAAAGATACTATTTTCTTACACGATTGCGTAGAAGGTGCTTTAAATATAATAGAAAAAAATCTTATCAGTCATAATATCGAAGTAATCAAGAATTATGAAGATTTAACTAAGATTGATTTGTATAAAAATGAACTTATACAAGTTTTTATAAATTTTTTAAAGAATGCACAAGATGCTTTTGAAGAAAAGCATATAAAAAATGCAAAAATAGAACTAACAATAAAAGAGTACGATACTAGTGTTGAATGTTCTATCGAGGATAATGCAGGTGGTATTCCACTTGAAATACAAAAAAATATTTTCGACCCATACTTCACAACAAAAAATAAAAAAAATGGGACAGGACTTGGTCTTTATATGTCAAAAAGCATTATTGAAGATCATAGTTCTGGAACTATAAAAGTAAGTAATACTGATGATGGGGTTATCTTTACCCTCTCTTTTCCAAAAGTGTCTTTACAAAAAGATATTATGTAGTTACTATCAACTTTTCAACATATATAGACAATTATCAACTTCAGATATGACTTCATCAAGTGACTCATTTTTATCTATACTACATGTTAAAAAATCAACACTCATACTTTGCTTACCAGTCAAATTTTCATTTTTATAAGAATAATTATTTAGGAAATCTTTCAAAGAATCTTGCACTTCTTTTGAGAAACCTTTACATACTAATATGACAAATTGATTTGTATCAAAAGAGAATAATTCGATAACTTCATCCTCTAGTAAATTACTAAAATTATCTACTAAGTACTCTGAAAACTTCATATAAATTCTCTGTAGAGATGATACACCAAATTGTTTAATATATTCATTTATGTGCTTTAATCCAAAACATATAGCATTATATTCAATTTCATTAGTTCTGTAGCTATCTATTCTTTTTCTAAACCCATTTCTTAATAGTAAACCTGTTGTTAAGTCAATTTCTAATTCATCGCTAGCCCGCTTACTCGTTGATGCTATGACATCCAGTTGATCAAGATTAAGAAAGAAACACATCAATTTAGACGAATCTTTTATTTGTGTTACTTTAACCATATATTCAACTTTATCACCATTGTTAATAAGTAAACTATATGTAGTATTTTTATTTTTATTTTTATTTAAATATATTAAGATTTCATTATTATTCATTCCATGGAGTAATTCATCGTCAAATAAAGTACCTAACATGATATTGACATCATTTTTTTGATTAAATGTTTTTACAAATAACTCATTGGCATAATCAACAATACCTCTTTGAAATATTACAATAGGAGCAAATAGACTCTCAATAACTAATTCTTTTTCAAGATTCTTTTGCTTTTGTTTTTCTTCTAAAAGTATTTTTCTTTTTGTGTTGTAAATATTGACTACTTCTTTAGAAATAATACCTAAGAATTTAGGTACATCTATAGGCTTCATCACAAATCTATCCACACCTAAATCTATAAGCTTTATTAACTTTTCACTATCATTGTAACCAGAAGTCACAATAATAACTTGGTCTGGATTGATTTTTTTGATTTTTGTTGTCATCATTATGCCATCCATTTCTGGCATTAAAATATCTGTAATTACAACATCATAATTGTTTTGCTTATATGCAGCTAAACCTTTTATCCCATTATCTACATATGTAATATTCTCAAATAACTTTAAAAGAAGTTTTTCTACCTGAGAAGCTATTCTGGAATCATCTTCAACATATAAAATTTTTATTGATTTACCAATTATTCTAATTTTTTTAATTACTTCAGGATTCATCGTTATTCTCCCCTATAGGTATCTGTATTGTAAAAGCTACTCCATCCACTGTATTTTTAGCAAAAAGTTTCCCTTTTAAGTGGTTTTGAACAATAATCTTGGACATATAAAGACCTAGTCCTGTTCCATTCTTCTCTTTTTTTGTTGAATAATATGGTTCAAATATTCTTGGCATAATTTCATCGGGTATTCCACCACCATTATCTACTATGCATATATTTAAAAAATCATCAACTCTATCGCAGCTTAATTTAATAGTTTTAATTACCTGTGAAGATTTTAAGTTTGTTAGAACATCTTTTGAATTAGAAAGTATATTTAGTAGAACTTGGATGAGCTCATTTTTATAGATATTAACTTGTATGTCCTTGCATTCTTCGGTCTTTAAATCTATCTGTTGGTTTTGTAATTGCTTAAATACTAAGCCTTTTATAGACGTTATAATTTTTTTACTTGATATTATTTCTTTTTCTTTACTCTCTTGAAGAAAGTTTCTAAAATCATCAATTGTTGCAGAAAGGTAATTTACTTGAGTATTTATATTATTTAAATCATCTTGTAAGGTTTCGGTATTAAGCTCATCTAATGCTAAATCCATAGTTATATTACCAGAAGTCATTCCAATAGCAGTCAAGGGCTGTCTCCACTGATGTGCAATCATCTCAACCATTTCCCCCATTATTGCTTGTTTTGATTGTGCTAAAATCATTTTTTCTTTTTCTCGTATTTGCTTTATTGATGACTCTACTCTCTCTTCGAGTTCCTCTACGCCAAGGCATGCACTGATGGATAAGTTTATTTTTGATTGAAAGTTTCCGAGCATTGACGCTAGCTTATTAATATTTGGATGGCTCTTATAAAAAAACACCATATATCCATACTTTAGGGGTAATATAATTATCTCTAAATCATTCTCTTTAACTATTAAAAATTTCTTCTCTTCATCTATCTTGACACCAAGTGTAAAGTCTAACTTCTTACCAATATGTAAAAAAGGTTCTTCTTGTATCTTGTTTTTATAATACTTTGCAGTTATTGCACCAGTCTTTCTTGAAAAACTCGTTAAAACTTCAAGTATCATACTATTGAGTTCTAATGTATTACCAATTGCACTTAAACATTCATAAGATAAGGTAAGCTGATTTAGTAACATAATATCTTCGTTATATTTCAAAGTGTACCGACTACACAAGTTTTATTATAAAAATCTATATATGTATCTGACTTATTCGCAATTTCTCCTAAAGTCAAAGCACCAACAAGAGGCAAGTCACCAATTATGTTACTTACAGAATCTATCTCTTTAACAAAGCTATCTTCTAAAAAAAGAACTCGAGATATACAATCAATCATTATGACTAACTCTTTTTCTTTTTTAGTATCCATAGCATTTATTGCAGCAAACTTTGCAGCTTCAATAAGTTTAGACTTTTCACCTTTTAACACTTGTATAACAGAATTTTGTGGCATAACACCTACTAACACTAAGCTTTTACCGTCACTAGCAATTGGATCTCTTACAATAATTTCTCCGCTATAACTGACTATGCCCAATGGATATGATTTTGCCAATTCAAAGAAATTATCTTCACTAAACTTGAGTCCACTGTCTTTTTCAACTATATTTTTATAAACATCAAAGGCATATTCATAATCAATCTGTTCAAGTACATTTTTACTACTAGAAGTAGCAACATGCGGGCCATCTAAATACTCCCATCCATGACTAACTCCAACATCTAAGTCTTGAGAAAGAGGAATTATAAGTGCAGAATTCTGCGTAATATATTCAGGTGTAAATATCACCCTTTCTTGCTGCAGTGTCAATTTTCCTGCACCACCACCAAATATCTTACACTCTTCATTTGTTGATTCAAAAAGAGAAACTAAAAATGGATCGATATATGGACTAAGACCATCTACAAAAAGTAGCATTGATTTTATAGAGCTAAATTTTTTTTCGTCTTCTATCTTATTTTCCATGTTATTTACTAATATAGGTTCTATATCTATATCTATAGCGATAAGACCATCTTTATAGTGTTGTTTCTCAAATATAATTTCTGGAAAAATAGCACCATAACAATTAATATTTAAATTTTTTATTGTTTCATGATTGAAATCACAATTTTCTGACACTAGTAGTAAATACATTTTTTCTTTTGAGTCTTGGTACTTTAAAAACTCTTCAAATGAGTTTAAGTAAACTGAATTCATTATTTTCACCTCTTAATATTGAGTCAAAGTATAAATGATTATTGTCCCTTATGTGTCACTCACTATTTTATAGCCAACCCCATGTAGGTTTTTTATGAGCTCATCAGGAATTTTTTTTCTAAGTTTATATATAAATTTTCTTACATTTTCTACATCCATATCAATGTTATCCATATAAAAATAGTTTACAATTTCATCTACAGAGACTGTCTGGTTTATTTTTTCTACCAATATATAAATAAGTTTTTTTTCATATTCTGTCAATTTTATTGACTCATTGTTTATATATAAATCTTTTTCATTTAACTTAAAAATAATATTATTGTTTATCACTACACTGTTTTTTATATCTTTTTCGTTAAATAATTTCTTGCAAATAATATAAAACTCATCTAACAAAACTTCTAGAGAGATAGGTTTTTCAATAAAGCGACGAATACCAATATTTATAAGTTCGTGCAAATAATTGGCTTCTCTATGTGCTGATAAAATTATTATCTCTTGTAATGGATTAATTGTTTTTATGTGTTTTGATAATACAGTTCCATCCATCTTTGGCATCGATATATCACTCAAGACAAAATCATAAGTATTTTTTTTATATAATTCTAATGCTTCTTCACCATTATATGCGCCGTCAACTACTTTAAAAAGAGAATTTAAAGTTCGTTCAATCTCTTTATAAACTTCTTCATAATCTTCTACAAAAAGTATACTCATTTGCGAAGTGTATTTTTTTAATCTGGTAATTTTACTTTTTTGTTCTTCAAAATTAAATGCCAACTTATTCATATTTAATTGTAGCATATTTCATTAAAATTATAGAGATGACACTCAAGTGACAAATACAAAGTAGAATTCTAAACATAACTATTAGGAATTAAATTATGATTACAAAGAAAATAGAAAATGTAAAAAATATTGTACGTAATTATAATGTACTAATAGTTGAAGATGACTCTTTTATACGTGAACAATTGTCACGAATTTTAAAAAAACTATTTAAAGAGATATATATAGCGGTGGATGGTAAGGATGGACTTAGTAAATATAAAGAGAATAAGAATAATATACATATAATAATAACAGACTTAAATATGCCTCATATTGGCGGATTACAAATGATAGAATATATAAAAGAAATTGATAAAGATATTCCGATTTTAATTTTATCTGCACATTCAGAATCTCATTTCTTTATGAAGAGTATCAGATTAGGTGTAGATGGATACCTACAAAAACCTCTAGACTCAGACTTGCTCATGGATTTAATAAAAAAAGTTGTTTTAAAGAAGAAACTTCAAGATGACTTACTAGAGAGCACTAACTTTTTAAATCAATATAAAGAAGCAGCTGATGAGAGTGCTGTCGTTTCAAAAACTTGACATTTATGGAAATATCACTTATATAAATCAAAAGTTTTGTGATATATCTGGATATAAGAAAGAATATTTAATAGGAAAAAAACATAATATATTAAGACATCCTAAAAACAGTTCTTCTCTTTATAAAGAGATCTGGAATACTATAAAAATAGAAAATAGAACATGGCATGGTACCATTATGAATAAAGACAAATACGATAATAGTTTCTATATGGATACAATGATAAAACCAATATTTGATACTCAGAAAAATGTAATAGAATATATATCATTACAACATGATATTAGTGATGTTATATCTCCTAGACGACTATTAAATGACTTCATTAACAATTCTGTTGAACCCATGGTTGTGATGATGGAAATAGAACATTTTGGCGATATTGAAAAGTACTATGGAATTGAGATATCCGAAAAAATAGAAAAAAAGTTTGAAACTGATTTTTTTGATCTTTTACCAAATCATTGTGAATTTGATAAAATATACTCATCAGGTTATGGGGTATATGCCTTGGCTCAAGATAAAACAAAATCTACGTATACTACAAATGAAATAATTGCCAACATACATATACTACAAAATGATATATTAAATACTACACTTCATATCGATATGTTTGAATATGATATATCTGTTGTGATTAGTATGGCATATGGTGAAGATGCTCTTTTAAATGCACGACATGGATTGATGTATTTAAAAAATAATAACAAACGTTTTACTTTAGCAAATGGCCTTAGTAAAGAAGAATCTCGAAAATCTCAAAAAAACCTTGAAATTCTAACCATGATAAGAAAAGCTATTAATAGTTTAAATATAGTCTCTCTCTTTCAACCTATTATAAATAACAAAACTAAAAATGTTGAGAAGTATGAATCTTTAGTGAGACTTATTGATGAAAATGGAAAAGTAATAAGTCCTTTTTATTTCTTAGATACAGCAAAAAAGGGACAATACTATTCTCAAATCACATCGATTGTTTTAGATAATTCTTTTTTAGCACTCAATAATACAGATGCAGATATATCAATAAATTTATCAATTTTAGATATAGAAAAAAAAGCTACAAGAGAAAAGATATACTCACTTTTAGAAAAACATAATAAGCATCTACATAGGCTAGTATTTGAATTATTAGAAGATGAAGCAGTTAAAGATTTTGATTTAGTTAAGTCTTTCATACATAATGTTAAAACAATGGGAGTTAAGATAGCTATAGACGATTTTGGTGTTGGTTATTCAAACTTTGAAAGACTTCTCGAGTATCAACCAGATATCTTAAAAATAGATGGTAGTTTAATTAAAAATATAGATAAGAATCCTCTTAGTTTCAATATAGTAGAGACTATTGTAGCTTTCGCCAAAAAAGAACATATTCTGACAGTAGCAGAATATGTTGAGAATGAAGATATCTTTAATATCTTAAATGACTTAGGGATTGATTATTCTCAAGGATACTACTTTGGCAAACCTAGTGCTTTATAAATAAAAAACTACACAAAGGCGATATAATGACTGCAACTATAGAAAACTTTAATGATATTTCACATTTATTGAGAAAGAATGCTAATTTACTTATAGCTGAAGATAATAAAGATATAAGAGAGCAGCTTCACAGATCTGTTGATAAATTTTTTCCAAATGTATTTGTTGCATCTGATGGCCAAGAGGCATTAGAGATTTTCTTAAAAGAAGATATTAATATTTTACTCACAGATATAAATATGCCTAGGATGAATGGAGTAGAGCTTGTAGAAAATATTTTATCAGTTAATGAAGATATCTTTATTATAGTCTTATCTGCCCATAACAATTCAGATATGCTTATCGAACTTATAAATTTAGGTGTAAATAATTTTTTGCCAAAGCCAATAGATATGGCGATGATGGCAAAGTTCTTTTACAATGCTTGCTTACAGTTAAAAAGCACTTTAAAACTAAAAGATGACACACTTACACTAGAAGAACTAGAAAAACTAGAAGAACTACAGATTCTTTTAGAGGATGAGTTGATAGATTATTCAAGGATAGATAGTCTCGGTAGTGTTCAATAATCTGTGCCAGCATATAAAAGTTTAGTAAAAATATTTACTATATCTTTTTATCCATAAAGATTATAGACATGACACTCAAGTGACAAATATTAAGTAAAGTTCTCCCTTTAAAACAAAAGGATTATATATTGACAACTTTCCCACTTGAAAATGTGAAAAAATTAAGAAAAGAACTTGCAGCCCACCCTGTGTATGCTGCTGTTACAGATATGCAAGATTTAACAATCTTCATGCAACATCATAGTTACGCTGTTTGGGACTTTATGTCATTGGTAAAATATTTACAAAATGTTATTGCTCCAGCAAGTACACCTTGGCTCCCATTTGGTGATGCACAAGTGCAACGTTTTATTAACGACATCGTTCTTGCAGAAGAATCAGATGAAGGTATCCCACTTGAAGATGGGACAACAACATATACAAGCCATTTTAATTTATATGCACAAGCTATGGAAGAGGTTAAAACTGGAAGTAGTGATTTTATTAGAGAGTTTGTTTCTAAAGTCGCTTCTGACTCTTTACGCGCAGCAAAACAAACAACATCTATACCTTTGCCAGCAAAAGAGTTTATGCAAACAACATTTAGCTTTATAGATAGTGATAAACCACATGTTATAGCCGCCGCATTTGCTTTAGGAAGAGAACATATTATCCCAGAAATGTTTCGTTCTCTTCTTGATAAAATGAATATATCCAGAGCAGAAGCTGGAGTATTTCATTACTATTTAGACCGTCATATAGAACTTGATGGAGACCATCATGGCCCAATGTCTATGCGAATGTTAGAATTATTATGTGAAAATGATGAAACTAAGGTTGCCCAAGCAGAAGCTGCTGCCCTAGATGCGATAAAAGCCCGAATTAAATTTTGGGATGGTGTATTATTGGCGATAGAGAGTAATAAGAAAGAATAGGAAGAGAATTTTTTACACTCTCCTCTCTCTCCACTCCATCAATAAAGATCTTAAATCTATTACAATTAGATCAATTTCATTATGTGTTTCTTCTAGCTCTTGAAAATCATCTTCAATCAAGTGTTGTATTTGTTC
Protein-coding regions in this window:
- a CDS encoding response regulator transcription factor — its product is MNPEVIKKIRIIGKSIKILYVEDDSRIASQVEKLLLKLFENITYVDNGIKGLAAYKQNNYDVVITDILMPEMDGIMMTTKIKKINPDQVIIVTSGYNDSEKLIKLIDLGVDRFVMKPIDVPKFLGIISKEVVNIYNTKRKILLEEKQKQKNLEKELVIESLFAPIVIFQRGIVDYANELFVKTFNQKNDVNIMLGTLFDDELLHGMNNNEILIYLNKNKNKNTTYSLLINNGDKVEYMVKVTQIKDSSKLMCFFLNLDQLDVIASTSKRASDELEIDLTTGLLLRNGFRKRIDSYRTNEIEYNAICFGLKHINEYIKQFGVSSLQRIYMKFSEYLVDNFSNLLEDEVIELFSFDTNQFVILVCKGFSKEVQDSLKDFLNNYSYKNENLTGKQSMSVDFLTCSIDKNESLDEVISEVDNCLYMLKS
- a CDS encoding sensor histidine kinase, which codes for MKYNEDIMLLNQLTLSYECLSAIGNTLELNSMILEVLTSFSRKTGAITAKYYKNKIQEEPFLHIGKKLDFTLGVKIDEEKKFLIVKENDLEIIILPLKYGYMVFFYKSHPNINKLASMLGNFQSKINLSISACLGVEELEERVESSIKQIREKEKMILAQSKQAIMGEMVEMIAHQWRQPLTAIGMTSGNITMDLALDELNTETLQDDLNNINTQVNYLSATIDDFRNFLQESKEKEIISSKKIITSIKGLVFKQLQNQQIDLKTEECKDIQVNIYKNELIQVLLNILSNSKDVLTNLKSSQVIKTIKLSCDRVDDFLNICIVDNGGGIPDEIMPRIFEPYYSTKKEKNGTGLGLYMSKIIVQNHLKGKLFAKNTVDGVAFTIQIPIGENNDES
- a CDS encoding response regulator transcription factor; protein product: MITKKIENVKNIVRNYNVLIVEDDSFIREQLSRILKKLFKEIYIAVDGKDGLSKYKENKNNIHIIITDLNMPHIGGLQMIEYIKEIDKDIPILILSAHSESHFFMKSIRLGVDGYLQKPLDSDLLMDLIKKVVLKKKLQDDLLESTNFLNQYKEAADESAVVSKT
- a CDS encoding response regulator transcription factor — translated: MSILFVEDYEEVYKEIERTLNSLFKVVDGAYNGEEALELYKKNTYDFVLSDISMPKMDGTVLSKHIKTINPLQEIIILSAHREANYLHELINIGIRRFIEKPISLEVLLDEFYIICKKLFNEKDIKNSVVINNNIIFKLNEKDLYINNESIKLTEYEKKLIYILVEKINQTVSVDEIVNYFYMDNIDMDVENVRKFIYKLRKKIPDELIKNLHGVGYKIVSDT
- a CDS encoding FIST signal transduction protein — its product is MNSVYLNSFEEFLKYQDSKEKMYLLLVSENCDFNHETIKNLNINCYGAIFPEIIFEKQHYKDGLIAIDIDIEPILVNNMENKIEDEKKFSSIKSMLLFVDGLSPYIDPFLVSLFESTNEECKIFGGGAGKLTLQQERVIFTPEYITQNSALIIPLSQDLDVGVSHGWEYLDGPHVATSSSKNVLEQIDYEYAFDVYKNIVEKDSGLKFSEDNFFELAKSYPLGIVSYSGEIIVRDPIASDGKSLVLVGVMPQNSVIQVLKGEKSKLIEAAKFAAINAMDTKKEKELVIMIDCISRVLFLEDSFVKEIDSVSNIIGDLPLVGALTLGEIANKSDTYIDFYNKTCVVGTL